Proteins encoded in a region of the Carassius carassius chromosome 49, fCarCar2.1, whole genome shotgun sequence genome:
- the LOC132132810 gene encoding homeobox protein vex1-like, translated as MKGHFSIEWLSQSSQTSASTLPSNSWVSPGQDVPNTSGTASESLPGFYSRWRPENMENQEKRMEPAQSGNSLLCTSTQETESNENNIVQQNTYASEPGFSSSTEEEETSGYESEGGPSLSPGAPKAPAPSVSPSSGRRPRTAFTAEQINSLEKAFKRNAYLGAQDKAELCKRLILSDKQIRNWFQNRRMKLKRTVQDSLAHACQVKVASHMMHYSDLHSFRAAPYPSYYPAVQESPSYGLGFHYSPAASGGLPTLPVEALYRYSTLPVHPSNPSMMSPYQPCHSQYYNTQ; from the exons ATGAAGGGGCATTTTTCCATCGAGTGGCTTTCTCAAAGCAGCCAGACCTCTGCATCCACGCTTCCCTCAAACTCTTGGGTCTCTCCCGGCCAGGACGTCCCGAACACCTCTGGCACTGCCTCTGAGAGCCTTCCTGGCTTCTACAGCAGATGGAGACCGGAAAACATGGAGAATCAGGAGAAACGTATGGAGCCAGCACAGTCCGGAAACAGTTTGTTGTGTACATCTACGCAAGAGACTGAGTCAAATGAGAATAATATCGTCCAGCAAAACACTTACG CCTCAGAGCCAGGCTTCAGCAGCAgcacggaggaggaggagacatcAGGGTACGAGAGCGAGGGCGGCCCCTCTCTCTCACCTGGGGCCCCTAAAGCACCGGCCCCATCAGTGTCTCCCTCTAGTGGCCGCAGACCCCGAACCGCCTTCACCGCGGAGCAGATCAACAGTCTGGAGAAAGCCTTTAAGAGGAACGCTTATCTGGGAGCCCAGGACAAAGCTGAGCTCTGCAAAAGACTAATTCTGTCTGACAAACAG ATCAGAAACTGGTTCCAGAACCGACGCATGAAGCTGAAACGGACCGTTCAGGACAGTCTGGCTCACGCCTGCCAGGTCAAGGTGGCATCACATATGATGCATTACTCCGATCTGCACAGTTTCCGTGCTGCTCCGTATCCCAGCTACTACCCGGCGGTTCAGGAGAGCCCATCTTACGGCCTGGGATTCCACTACAGCCCTGCTGCTTCCGGGGGCTTGCCGACCCTTCCTGTGGAGGCCCTGTATCGGTACAGCACCCTTCCTGTCCATCCCAGCAACCCGTCCATGATGAGTCCATACCAGCCCTGTCACTCACAGTACTACAACACTCAGTGA
- the mrps24 gene encoding small ribosomal subunit protein uS3m: MATSLVRQTKLLSIVSSQLNSAACFRNIHCSAACLKNRAARIRVGKGDRSVTYEQAYHPHHIGHRKGWLSQHTSNLQGEDGAAERVVEDVFIRRFMYGTFHGCLADEVVIKRRGNLLVICAVMIQKLLPSKFYFLIGYTEELLSHFYKCPVKIEMQTVEEKVVYKYL; encoded by the exons atggcgACGTCCTTGGTCAGACAGACAAAATTGCTGTCG ATTGTGAGCAGCCAGTTGAATTCTGCTGCATGTTTCAGGAACATTCACTGCTCTGCAGCTTGTTTGAAG AACCGTGCAGCTCGTATTCGAGTGGGAAAAGGAGACAGGTCAGTGACTTATGAGCAGGCGTATCACCCTCATCACATCGGCCACAGGAAAGGTTGGCTCTCACAACACACCA GTAATCTTCAGGGTGAAGATGGTGCGGCGGAGCGTGTAGTGGAGGACGTCTTCATCAGACGCTTCATGTACGGCACGTTTCACGGCTGTTTAGCGGATGAGGTGGTGATCAAACGCAGAGGAAACCTCCTGGTCATCTGTGCTGTGATGATACAGAAACTCTTACCGTCAAAATTCTACTTTCTCATTGGTTACACAGAGGAACTGCTCTCGCATTTCTACAAATGTCCAGTTAAAATCGAGATGCAGACGGTAGAAGAAAAAGTAGTCTATAAATATCTCTGA